The proteins below come from a single Jaculus jaculus isolate mJacJac1 chromosome X, mJacJac1.mat.Y.cur, whole genome shotgun sequence genomic window:
- the LOC101608930 gene encoding speckle-type POZ protein-like, whose product MSRVPSLRSPTEMLRSNTVQNWCCTQIKVVKFTCRWTISNFSFCQKEIGEAMRSSIFTSGNNDRLKWRLRVNPKGIDEHCKDYLSVYLLLASSPKGEVRAKFRFSILNAQGEHTKGMESHRVCEFVQGKDWGFRKFIHRDVLLDEANGLIPNDRLTLFCEVNMVQDYIITTSQNYFDKVHVPKCQLADDIGAMWENSRFTDCCLSVAGHEFQAHRAVLASRSLMLGSMIEHAMERGEQIQLEINDMELNVFKEMMCYIYTGRAPNLQNMAESLLVAADKYDLERLKAMCEEALYRNLSVEKAAEFLILADLYNASQLKKQALDFISYHASEIVTTAGWKSVVDSYPHLVTEAYQVLTPTMRPFLEPPRKYRRKSQDTG is encoded by the coding sequence ATGTCCAGGGTTCCAAGTCTCCGTTCTCCAACAGAAATGTtgagatctaacacagtccaaaaCTGGTGCTGCACCCAGATCAAGGTCGTGAAGTTCACCTGTAGGTGGACCATCAGTAACTTTAGCTTTTGCCAGAAGGAAATAGGCGAGGCCATGAGAAGTTCCATCTTTACATCAGGAAACAATGATAGATTGAAATGGCGCTTGCGAGTCAACCCAAAAGGGATAGATGAGCACTGCAAGGATTACTTGTCGGTCTACCTGTTACTGGCCAGCAGCCCCAAGGGTGAGGTCCGAGCCAAGTTTCGATTCTCCATCTTGAATGCTCAGGGTGAACACACCAAAGGTATGGAGAGTCACCGAGTGTGTGAGTTTGTGCAAGGCAAGGATTGGGGATTCAGGAAATTCATCCATCGAGACGTTCTGCTGGATGAGGCCAACGGGCTGATCCCTAATGACAGGCTCACGTTATTCTGTGAGGTGAACATGGTGCAGGACTACATCATCACTACCAGTCAGAATTACTTCGACAAGGTGCATGTGCCCAAATGCCAGCTGGCCGACGACATCGGAGCTATGTGGGAGAATTCTCGGTTCACAGACTGCTGTCTGAGTGTGGCTGGGCACGAATTTCAGGCTCACCGAGCTGTCTTAGCATCTCGCTCTCTCATGCTTGGCTCCATGATTGAACATGCCATGGAGAGGGGCGAGCAGATTCAGCTTGAAATCAATGACATGGAGCTGAACGTCTTCAAGGAAATGATGTGCTACATTTACACGGGAAGGGCTCCGAACCTCCAGAACATGGCTGAAAGCTTGCTGGTGGCTGCTGACAAGTATGACCTGGAACGTTTGAAGGCCATGTGTGAGGAGGCTCTCTATAGAAATCTCTCCGTGGAGAAGGCTGCAGAATTCCTCATCCTGGCTGACCTCTATAACGCAAGTCAGTTGAAAAAGCAGGCATTGGATTTCATCAGCTATCATGCTTCAGAAATCGTGACGACCGCGGGATGGAAGTCCGTGGTAGACTCATATCCCCACTTGGTGACCGAAGCATACCAAGTTCTGACTCCAACAATGCGCCCCTTCCTGGAGCCCCCACGAAAATACCGGAGGAAGTCCCAAGATACTGGCTAG